Part of the Paenibacillus sp. FSL R7-0273 genome is shown below.
TCTTAACCCCTTGACCAACGGGCCATGCTATTGATAAATCCATAAGGAACGGAGAGAGAGGGATTCGAACCCTCGAGACGCTTGTGGCGCCTACACGATTTCCAATCGTGCTCCTTCGGCCAAACTCGGACACCTCTCCAGATGGCTCCCCGAACAGGACTCGAACCTGTGACAACTCGATTAACAGTCGAGTGCTCTACCAACTGAGCTATCAGGGAATATACATACCAGGCTTGATCGCCTGAAAACTGAATCCGAAACGAATCTGCGTCTTAAATATTGGATAAGCCCTCGACCGATTAGTATTGGTCAGCTCCATGCATTGCTGCACTTCCACCTCCAACCTATCTACCTCGTCGTCTTCAAGGGGTCTTACTAATTGGGAAATCTCATCTTGAGGGGGGCTTCACGCTTAGATGCTTTCAGCGCTTATCCCGTCCGTACGTAGCTACCCAGCCATGCTTCTGGCGAAACAACTGGTGCACCAGCGGTACGTCCATCCCGGTCCTCTCGTACTAAGGACAGCTCCTCTCAAATTTCCTGCGCCCACGACAGATAGGGACCGAACTGTCTCACGACGTTCTGAACCCAGCTCGCGTACCGCTTTAATGGGCGAACAGCCCAACCCTTGGGACCTACTTCAGCCCCAGGATGCGATGAGCCGACATCGAGGTGCCAAACCTCCCCGTCGATGTGGACTCTTGGGGGAGATAAGCCTGTTATCCCCAGGGTAGCTTTTATCCGTTGAGCGATGGCCCTTCCATGCGGTACCACCGGATCACTAAGTCCGACTTTCGTCCCTGCTCGACTTGTAGGTCTCGCAGTCAAGCTCCCTTATGCCTTTGCACTCTTCGAATGATTTCCAACCATTCTGAGGGAACCTTTGAACGCCTCCGTTACTCTTTAGGAGGCGACCGCCCCAGTCAAACTGCCCGCCTGACACGGTCCCCGTACCCGTTAAGGGCACCAGGTTAGAACCTAGATACGATCAGGGTGGTATCCCAACGGCGCCTCCACAGAAGCTTGCGCTCCTGCTTCTACGGCTCCCACCTATCCTGTACAGATCGTACCCAAATTCAATATCAAGCTGCAGTAAAGCTCCATGGGGTCTTTCCGTCTTGTCGCGGGTAACCTGCATCTTCACAGGTATTAAAATTTCACCGGATCTCTCGTTGAGACAGCGCCCAAGTCGTTACGCCATTCGTGCGGGTCAGAATTTACCTGACAAGGAATTTCGCTACCTTAGGACCGTTATAGTTACGGCCGCCGTTTACTGGGGCTTCGGTTCATAGCTTCGGGTTACCCCTAACCACTCCCCTTAACCTTCCAGCACCGGGCAGGCGTCAGCCCGTATACTTCGCCTTGCGGCTTCGCACAGACCTGTGTTTTTGCTAAACAGTCGCTTGGGCCTTTTCACTGCGGCCCCCTCGGGCTATTCACCCTACCGAGGCACCCCTTCTCCCGAAGTTACGGGGTCATTTTGCCGAGTTCCTTAACGAGAGTTCTTCCGCGCGCCTTAGAATTCTCTTCTCGCCTACCTGTGTCGGTTTGCGGTACGGGCACCTTCTCCTGGCTAGAGGCTTTTCTTGGCAGTGTGAGATCATGACCTTCGCTACTATAATTTTCGCTCCCCATCACAGCCTGGCCTTAACAGTGTGCGGATTTGCCTACACACCAGCCTCACTGCTTAGACGGACATCCATCAGTCCGCGTCACTACCCTCCTGCGTCACCCCATCGCTCATAGCGGATTACGGTGGTACAGTAATTTCAAACTGTTGTCCTTCGACTACGCCTATCGGCCTCGCCTTAGGTCCCGACTTACCCTGAGCGGACGAGCCTTCCTCAGGAAACCTTGGGCTTTCGGCGGATCAGATTCTCACTGATCTTTTCGTTACTCATACCGGCATTCTCACTTGTATGCTGTCCAGCGCTCCTTACGGTACACCTTCAACCTACATACAACGCTCCCCTACCCCAGATGCAAAGCATCTAGCCATAGCTTCGGTGGTGTGTTTAGCCCCGTTACATTTTCGGCGCAGAGTCACTCGACCAGTGAGCTATTACGCACTCTTTAAATGGTGGCTGCTTCTAAGCCAACATCCTGGTTGTCTGTGCAACTCCACATCCTTTCCCACTTAACACACACTTGGGGACCTTAGCTGATGGTCTGGGCTGTTTCCCTTTTGACAATGGATCTTAGCACTCACTGTCTGACTCCCGGCAAGAAGGTAATGGCATTCGGAGTTTGACTGAGCTTGGTAACCCTTGCGGGCCCCGCACCCAATCAGTGCTCTACCTCCATCACTCCATTCACCGAGGCTAGCCCTAAAGCTATTTCGGGGAGAACCAGCTATCTCCGAGTTCGATTGGAATTTCTCCGCTACCCCCACCTCATCCCCGCACTTTTCAACGTACGTGGGTTCGGGCCTCCAGTGCGTGTTACCGCACCTTCACCCTGGACAGGGGTAGATCACACGGTTTCGGGTCTACGTCCACATACTAAATCGCCCTATTCAGACTCGCTTTCGCTGCGGCTCCGGCTTCTCACCTTAACCTTGCATGTTAAACGTAACTCGCCGGTTCATTCTACAAAAGGCACGCCATCACCCATTAATAGGGCTCTGACTTTTTGTAAGCACACGGTTTCAGGTTCTATTTCACTCCCCTTCCGGGGTGCTTTTCACCTTTCCCTCACGGTACTGTTTCACTATCGGTCGCCAGGTAGTATTTAGCCTTGACAGATGGTCCTGCCGGATTCATACGGGGTTTCACGTGCCCCGCACTACTCGGGATCCGTCTCGGAGAGAATATCATTTCGGCTACAGGGCTTTTACCTCTATCGCGGGCCTTTCCAGACCTCTTCGCCTACCATATTCCTTTGTAACTCCATGTGAGACGTCCCACAACCCCAGGAGGCAAGCCTCCTGGTTTAGGCTGTTCCGCGTTCGCTCGCCGCTACTGACGGAATCACTATTGTTTTCTCTTCCTCAGGGTACTTAGATGTTTCAGTTCCCCTGGTCTGCCTCTACACACCCTATGTATTCAGATGTGAGTAACTGCGAATTACCACAGCTGGGTTTCCCCATTCGGACACCCCCGGATCAAAGCTTGCTTACAGCTCCCCGAGGCAGTTTCGTTGTTCGCCACGTCCTTCGTCGGCTCCTGGCGCCTAGGCATCCTCCGTGTGCTCTTATTAGCTTAACCGTCACTCCGGTGTTTCGCTTGTTTGCTCATCTTGTTTTGAATAGCGCATCCGGATCACTCCGTTTGCTAGAATATTCAAAGCCAAAGGTCGCTTCACAATCGAAAACCTTCGTTCTGCACTAATAACTATTTCAACTTGCTTACACAAGTTTCAGCTAAAAGATGTTCTAAAACGCAAATTCGTTTCGGTATCCAGTTTTCAAGGATCAAAGTACTACTTGAGAGCTTAAACTCTCAAAACTGACCAACGAGTGAGTAACTAACCGACCGGTTAGATTTTAAATTTGAATGTCACCGTTGCAGGTGACGATTCTCCATAGAAAGGAGGTGATCCAGCCGCACCTTCCGATACGGCTACCTTGTTACGACTTCACCCCAATCATCTACCCCACCTTCGGCGGCTGGCTCCCTTGCGGGTTACCCCACCGACTTCGGGTGTTGTAAACTCTCGTGGTGTGACGGGCGGTGTGTACAAGACCCGGGAACGTATTCACCGCGGCATGCTGATCCGCGATTACTAGCAATTCCGACTTCATGCAGGCGAGTTGCAGCCTGCAATCCGAACTGAGACCAGCTTTGCTGGGATTGGCTCCACCTCGCGGCTTCGCTTCCCGTTGTACTGGCCATTGTAGTACGTGTGTAGCCCAGGTCATAAGGGGCATGATGATTTGACGTCATCCCCACCTTCCTCCGGTTTGTCACCGGCAGTCACTCTAGAGTGCCCAGCTTAACCTGCTGGCAACTAAAGTCAAGGGTTGCGCTCGTTGCGGGACTTAACCCAACATCTCACGACACGAGCTGACGACAACCATGCACCACCTGTCTCCTCTGTCCCGAAGGCCGCCTCTATCTCTAGAGGATTCAGAGGGATGTCAAGACCTGGTAAGGTTCTTCGCGTTGCTTCGAATTAAACCACATACTCCACTGCTTGTGCGGGTCCCCGTCAATTCCTTTGAGTTTCAGTCTTGCGACCGTACTCCCCAGGCGGAGTGCTTACTGTGTTAACTTCGGCACCAAGGGTATCGAAACCCCTAACACCTAGCACTCATCGTTTACGGCGTGGACTACCAGGGTATCTAATCCTGTTTGCTCCCCACGCTTTCGCGCCTCAGCGTCAGTTACAGCCCAGAAAGTCGCCTTCGCCACTGGTGTTCCTCCACATCTCTACGCATTTCACCGCTACACGTGGAATTCCACTTTCCTCTTCTGTACTCAAGCCACCCAGTTTCCAGTGCGACCTCAGGTTGAGCCCAAGGTTTAAACACCAGACTTAAATAGCCGCCTGCGCGCGCTTTACGCCCAATAATTCCGGACAACGCTTGCCCCCTACGTATTACCGCGGCTGCTGGCACGTAGTTAGCCGGGGCTTTCTTCTCAGGTACCGTCACTCCGGTAGCAGTTACTCTACCGGACGTTCTTCCCTGGCAACAGAGCTTTACGATCCGAAAACCTTCATCACTCACGCGGCGTTGCTCCGTCAGGCTTTCGCCCATTGCGGAAGATTCCCTACTGCTGCCTCCCGTAGGAGTCTGGGCCGTGTCTCAGTCCCAGTGTGGCCGTTCACCCTCTCAGGTCGGCTACGCATCGTCGCCTTGGTGAGCCGTTACCCCACCAACTAGCTAATGCGCCGCAGGCCCATCCCTTAATGACAGATTGCTCCGCCTTTCATTCTCCCTTCATGAGAAAAAAGAAATTATCCGGTATTAGCTACCGTTTCCGGTAGTTATCCCAGGCTAAGGGGCAGGTTGCCTACGTGTTACTCACCCGTCCGCCGCTAAGCTTATCCCGAAGGATAAGCTCCGCTCGACTTGCATGTATTAGGCACGCCGCCAGCGTTCGTCCTGAGCCAGGATCAAACTCTCCAAATTGGTATTTAGAAAGAGCGATTGCTCATTTTGAAACATCTGACGAGAATTTGCATTCTCTACTTTTGGATCTCACCGAAGTGATTTCCGATACTCACTCGTTGTTCAGTTTTCAAAGATCAAGCTCGTCGTCAGCTTCGATGTTCTCGTCAGCAGCGACCTTTATAATATATCATGCCACCCTCGTTTTTGTCAACATGTTTTTTTGATTTCTTTTTTTCGTTGATTACCTTCTGCTTCTCAGCTTTCAGGTATGTCGGAGGGACGAGTTATAATTTAACACAGATTTAACACCCGAGTCAACAGTTAAATTTCAATTTTATTTTGGCAGCCGTAAGCTTCCTTTTCATCAAAAGCCAACAAAAAAAGAGAGTACATTTCCTCTCCTTAGCTTGACCTATTCAGCTCAACAGCATTCGTGCAGTAATCATTTTATATTTATAGTGTATAACGGACTGCCCGGCCTCCGGCAGCATCATCAGCCCATACAGTAATTTCTCTAATCTGTGAACGGGATACCAGCTTGCGCAGCACAAGAGGCAATTCAGCACCAAGCTGGCTGAGACCTGAATGCTGTAACAATTCTTTTATGCTCCAGGACTCTTTGCGGCTTCCGAGAATCTCAAGCAGCAGTCTGCAGCAGTCGGACATTTTGGACATCAGGGCAAACTCACAAGCAAGCAAAATAAGCTCAACTCTCTGATCAAGGGTTTCCTTGCTCACCGTCAGTTCCTCATATAGCTTGTGCACCGGGGTATTCAGACTTTTTACCTGCTCCCATACCGCAGGATTCGGAAAGCACCCGGCCTCACCGACTTCAATACGGGCCCAGTGATACAAGGCCATAAGCACACAATTGTAAGCATCCATCGTATACCCGGCTTCCAGATAACGCTTAGACTTTACATACATATGCAGAAAACGGGCAAATTCCGTAAACAGCACCCGCTCTTTAAGCCCCCCCTGAAAACGCGCTATTTCACGCCGCATTGCTTCCAGTATCCCCTCGGGATCCCAGATCACCTCACCAGACATCAGACTGGTAAGCAGCTCATTATTATCGCCGGCCAACACAGCCCGTTCCAGTGCCGGCAGGCCTACATGAACAGTCTGCGTCCGCCGCTCTCCCGCAACAGTATGAGTCAGTACCCGTTCCTTGTCCTGCTCCTCATGCAGCATCAGTACCACCATATCAAAATCGTGAAGCAGAGCGCTCTGAAACGGAGCATTACCCTTTTGCCGCAATGCTATGGCGCCCAGGACAGTCTCATCAAACGTTTCTCCACTCAATAGGGTCAAATTGGATAGTTCCATGCTTCCCTCCATCAAATTTGGCGAATTTGCATCACGTCAGTTATAATTCTCTTAAATATTAATATTCTACATAGTCATGTCAGTTCCTTCTGGAAGTCCCAACTATATTTTAGTTAGGAGCTAATCGATATGAAGATGAAGTCGGCTAAAATCAATGCTTTTCGCACCTGGGGACTGCTGCTCACCATGCTTGGAATGGGCCTCATGATTGCCGGAACAGCAGGCATTGTATTCTGGGGGTCTGCAGGAAAAATAGCTGCCGCAATCGGACTCGTTATTGGCCTTATCTCTATGACTGCCAGTCTTGCCATCTACTTTTGGGCGGGCATGCTGTCTACGAGCGCTGTCCAGCTGGAATGCCCGGAATGCCGGAAGCTGACCAAGATGCTTGGCAAAACCGACCGCTGCATGTTCTGCCACACCCTGCTTACCCTGGACCCTGCAAAGGCCACTATGACTGCAGAGCAGCTTGAAAGTCAGAAGCTTCAGCATCCTTAGAAAAGCCCATTATGCAATTCTCTTCTTATTATCTTCTCCTCTACTGAAAAATCACTGAAAAATGGCTGCAAACAAAGAAAGGTGCTCCCAAACGGGGCACCTTTCTTTCTTTTGTAAACTAAAAATTGCTATTTGCTTATTTCCTGCAGCGTCTGCCAAGCCTCCAGCGTTCCGAAGCTGCGTGTCCAGGATGCCACTCCGCCAAGTCCGAAGGATTTGGCTAGCTCAACCCGTGATTTCAGGGACACCTTGTCTTCAATCCAGATTTTGTGAAGCGCACCGTCTTCTTTGTACTCCACATAGTTCTGGCCCGCTTTGCTGTCAAAGGAAGGGGTCAGCTTCTTGTCTGCCAGCAGCTCCTGAACAGTTTTCATGCCGACTGCCTTGGAGCTTACCTTCTTCTCCCCGTTCTCCGTTGTCTCGGTCCAGATGCGGGTGTAGAGCGGTACACCGAGAATCAGCTTCTCGGCCGGCACGTCATCCTCCTCAATAATCCGGCTAATCGAGCTCTCCACCCAAGGCAAGGAAGCTACAGAGCCTGCTGTAGGGCTGGACGCCCAATGCTCGTCATACGCCATAACAATCAAAAAGTCCGTGGCTGAGCTGAGCGCTCTACGGTCCAAAAACAGCGACCACATTTCACTGTTGGACTTTGGAGTAACGTCTATGGAGGTAATCAGATTTTTGGCCTGGGCCATCGGCTTAAGCTCCCGCATAAACTGCGTGACGTTGCCGCCGTCCTTGGTATACACATTCTCAAAATCAATATTAATGCCGTCAAGATCATATAAATCAGCATACTCCAGCATCTGAACGATGGTAGTCATCCGCTTCTCATAGCTCGACAAAGCCTCGGTGGTTAAATCTGCATCAAAACTGTTGCTGAGCAGTCCCCAGACTTCCATGCCTTGGCTATGCGCCCACTCAACATAAGCACTGTCGGCCTTACTCCGCACATTACCGTCAACATCCACAATACTGAACCAGGTTGGACTGACCACGTTAACCCCGGGCAGCTCTCCAAAATTAGCCGGGTTAGGCTTACGCTCATATACAGCTTCCCAGAACAGGTTCACAGCCTTCCCTTTCCAGCTGCGCTCTGCACGCGTAGGTACGTACTCCCTCTGTTCCACAGTCTTTTCTCCGTCAGCAGTAATGTCGGCGGTTTTGATAAATCCGGTATAGCCGCTGTTCATCTGTACATACAGCCATTCCTCATTCTCGGCAGCTGAATGCCAGATCCGTACCACTGTACCCGGTGGCATATCCGCAATAATCGGTGCATGAATGGTCGGCCCCTTGCGCAATGCCTTTGTACGACCGCCCTCTTCGCCTTTTACTGTGCCGAGCGGCACGCTTTCTCCGGCTGTCATCAGCAGAACAGCGCCGGTGCCGCTATCCTCCTCTACCTCTAACCCGTACAGCTCCTCCAGGGAAACAGCCGGCAGATAGGTCACCCCATCCTTCTCTTCCGGAGCAAGCCGGAGCTGAACCGGCTCATTATTCAGGCTGGCTGAAGTTGAATCCTCCCGCATATATAGCAAATCATTATCTGTAGACAGAATTACTGACTTGGTGGCCTCTTCATAACGGATAGCCGGATCAACATATTCCTGCAGCAAAGGAAGCGGCAGCAGCAATTCATCGCCGGTGCCACTGGCTGAATAGCCAGTTAACTGGCCCTTTACAAAAACCGGCTGCTTCATACCCTCCCAGTCAGGCTCGATATGCTCACGGTTTGGCAATACATAAAAAGCGACCCAATAAGCGGCTGCGGCGATAATTACAAGTACTGCAAAAAGGCTAAAGCGGCTCCCGCGCTTGCGGGTACGTCCCTGTCTCGGTCTGCTCTCCAATGTATATCCTCCAAAACTATCTATAGATTTAAGTGCAGTTACTAATCTTAAGTATACGCTATGTTTAACACATAGGTTGCGCATATCTGCTGGAAGGGCAGGCATAAAATGGCCCTCTAATCCAGTCAAAACAAAAAACGCGTGATACCCGTTGCCGGATCCCACACGTTATAAATTCTGGCTATCAGCTTAAAATCCTTCTAAGCTTAATGCTTGTTATCGCTGCAGCATTTGCAGACTCCGTACATCTCCATACGCAACCCGTGAACCTTGAAGCCCGTTGCCAGCTCGGCCGCGTGCTCTACCTCATGAAGGGAAGGATAACTGAAATCTTCAATTTTACCGCATTCCTGGCAGATGACATGATAATGATCGGACACATTGGCATCAAAACGGCTGGAGCTATCACCGTAGGTCAATTCACGCACCATTCCGGCTTCCATAAACATCTTGAGATTGTTGTAGACCGTAGCCACACTCATGCTTGGAAACTGCGGCTCCAGCGCACGGTAAATATCGTCTGCCGTCGGATGATTCAAAGCCTCCATCAGATACGTCAAGATTGCATGACGCTGGGGTGTAATACGGACACCGGTAGTCTTCAATTGTTCCAATGCATGCTGTACACCACTACCCATCAATTCCACCGCCTTTAAATTAAACCTTTAATGTACAAAAATAAAACTATAATGCAATTGTAAAACCCCGATTTGAATGTTGTCAACGCAACAGATACATTATATTCATTATTATATAATAAAAATTACTTTTTTCAATATTCCTTCACATTTAAACTGCTGTTTCCTTCCACACGCAGCTTAAACTCGCCGCTGCCCGCTTCGCCGGAAATGGTTTTTTTATCAATGATCAGCCCGTCAATTTCGGAGCTGATATTCCCGTAACCACTGGAACCCTCCACTGTATAATCTGCTGCGGCCGGCAGATACAGGCTGATGTCTCCAACTGCACTATAAACCTCCCAGTCCCCGCCAATCACTTCTGAGCGGATATCAATCGTACCGTTCAGCGACTCAGCATGCAGCTTCGCTCTCGCACCGTCCACCGTTAGATTACCGTTCTTGCTGGACAGGCTGACTTCATCTCCGCTGCCTGCAGCAGAGATATCGCCGACAACAGCAGTCAGCTTGAGCGCACCAGTAACATCCCAGGCATCCATCTTCCCGCCTCCTGTAGAAAGATCAACGCTTCCTTGAACTGTACGGGCACGGACGGCCCCGTTCAGCGTTTTTCCTTTTACATTCCCATAAATACGGTGCAGAATCAGCTCTCCGTTTCCAGTTTCCAGAGCGATATCTTCAATAGCCTCGACATTCTGCAGCGTTATGCCCCCGTTCATCGTCCGGACATCCAGATTAAACCGCCGGTCTTCCGGCAGTGAGATATCCAGGTCGATTCGCGGCTGACGCTTGCCTGAATCACCGTATGCTTTATATTGGGGAGTGATTTTGATAGTCGGGCCTTCCTCTATCTGGACAAAGGATTGTTCTGAAACAGCCTCTGCCTGCGCCCCTTCCAGCTGGTCCACCCACACAGTGGCTGTAATTTCTATGTCCTCTACTGCGGCGCGGTGGATCAGGATATCCCCGTTAATGCCGTCGACTGTAATTTTGGAGGTGTTAAGCTCAACCGGCACAATCAGCGGCGCCTTCTCGTAACGGTTACCTTCAGCTTCCCCGTAATCTACTGCAGCAGCAGTCAGGTTCAGGCTGACCTTGTTCCACAGGTGCAAATAATGCTCCTGCTCAGCCACAATGAATATGCTGGCCCCAAGGATTACAGCCGACAGCAGTCCGCGCAGATCCATCCGGGGTCTCGGTGCATTGGCCATTTTGCCTCTGCGGCGTGTAATCAAGGAAATCAGCAGATATTCCACGCCCCACAGCACTGGAATCAGCGGCCACCATTTGAGCAGCAGCAGCATCGTTTCGGTACCGTTCAGCCAGTCCAGCAGCATAAGAACACCTACGCCTGCCAGCACCGTAACGGCTGTATACCGGCCTACCCGGCGGGGGCGGCGTTCATCGCTCCGGCGGATCAGGATGCTTTTGGCAATTTCACGCACTCCCAGCCACAGCGCACAGAGACTCAGTACTCCCGCAACCGTAACCCCCGCGTAGCTCTCCATATATTGCTGCAGCCAGGGGGGCTTTTGGCGGAAAAGAAACATAAGCGCTCCGCCAACCAGCAGCAGCAGCCCAAAGGAAATCCCAGGTTCGCTGATCCAGGCACGGCGCCCGGATGTCTTGCCCGCTGTTATCGGCAGCTCAGGGTCAGACTCCTCCGGCAGCAGCAGAATACGGTCAGCAGACTGCAGCACATCAAATACATTGTAGAAATAAACAACCGGAATCAGCAGCCCCAGCAAAATAAGCAGCGGAACATTAATCTGCATGCCGATCGATGAGAAATACAGCATAGCTGCTATGTCCAATAAAATGATAAACAGAAAAGAGATCCCCTTACGGAGAAGCCCGAAATAGAGATGCCCGGAACCAGGGATAACAGCCGCGAGCAGTCCTGCTATAAATTTGCGCTTGCGGGGGCGTTTTTTCTGGCGCGGCGGGATTTCAGGCGGCTTAGGCGGCATAACAGATTCATCCTGCTGTTCGGAACTCATATCTGGACTCTTCCTCTCACGAAAGGTATAGTTCTTCCTGCTCAAGGCTTCCCACCCCGGTAAAATTCAATCAGCTCTACTCCGGGAGCCACTTCCTCTACACCCGCAGGAACAAATCCGTGCTTTGTATAGAGGGTTACGGCAGGGTGATTCAGCTTCCCTGTAGATACTATAAACTGCTCCATTGCGGAATACTGTCCGAAAATAAATTCAAGCAGGCCTCCGGCAATGCCCTGGCGGAAATACTCCGGATTCACCATCATCCGGGTAACCGTCAGCCTGCCCGGTGTTTCCTCCAGAACAGCAACGGCGCCCAGTAAATCGCTGTTGTCGTCAAAGCAGCCGTAGAACACCTCTTTTACCGCTGCCAGCATCTCTCTTGTCTCCAGCAGCGGAGGAATTTCATTGAAGCCGATCATTTCCGCCTCCAGCCTGTAGGCTTTGTGCTGAAGACTCCAGAGCTCGCTCAGGGTGTAATCATCCTGCAGATCCAGTCTGACTATTGTATTCATCCTTACATTCCCCTTATATGCCAGCACAGGGCCTGCCGTTGCCGACAAGCCCTGTGCTGAAGATCCTATAATAAATTACCCAAAACCGCTCCTAGCCGTTCAACACTTCAGCCAGAAGTGTATTCACAAGCCCCGGATTGGCTTTGCCTTTACTTTCTTTCATTACCTGGCCGACGAGGAAGCCGATCGCCTTCTGCTTGCCTGCCTTATAATCCTCTACAGACTGCGGGTTCGCAGCTACTACCGCTTCGACAATCTGCTTAATCGCGCCTTCGTCACTGATCTGCACAAGGCCCTTTTCTTCAACAATTACTGCAGGCAGCTTACCGCTTTCCAGCATTTCCTTGAATACGGTTTTGGCGATTTTGCTGCTGATGGTGCCGCCGGCGATCAGCCCGATCATCTCGCCCAGTCCCT
Proteins encoded:
- a CDS encoding nucleotidyltransferase-like protein, whose translation is MELSNLTLLSGETFDETVLGAIALRQKGNAPFQSALLHDFDMVVLMLHEEQDKERVLTHTVAGERRTQTVHVGLPALERAVLAGDNNELLTSLMSGEVIWDPEGILEAMRREIARFQGGLKERVLFTEFARFLHMYVKSKRYLEAGYTMDAYNCVLMALYHWARIEVGEAGCFPNPAVWEQVKSLNTPVHKLYEELTVSKETLDQRVELILLACEFALMSKMSDCCRLLLEILGSRKESWSIKELLQHSGLSQLGAELPLVLRKLVSRSQIREITVWADDAAGGRAVRYTL
- a CDS encoding DUF2614 family zinc ribbon-containing protein, translated to MKMKSAKINAFRTWGLLLTMLGMGLMIAGTAGIVFWGSAGKIAAAIGLVIGLISMTASLAIYFWAGMLSTSAVQLECPECRKLTKMLGKTDRCMFCHTLLTLDPAKATMTAEQLESQKLQHP
- a CDS encoding glycosyl hydrolase family 18 protein — translated: MESRPRQGRTRKRGSRFSLFAVLVIIAAAAYWVAFYVLPNREHIEPDWEGMKQPVFVKGQLTGYSASGTGDELLLPLPLLQEYVDPAIRYEEATKSVILSTDNDLLYMREDSTSASLNNEPVQLRLAPEEKDGVTYLPAVSLEELYGLEVEEDSGTGAVLLMTAGESVPLGTVKGEEGGRTKALRKGPTIHAPIIADMPPGTVVRIWHSAAENEEWLYVQMNSGYTGFIKTADITADGEKTVEQREYVPTRAERSWKGKAVNLFWEAVYERKPNPANFGELPGVNVVSPTWFSIVDVDGNVRSKADSAYVEWAHSQGMEVWGLLSNSFDADLTTEALSSYEKRMTTIVQMLEYADLYDLDGINIDFENVYTKDGGNVTQFMRELKPMAQAKNLITSIDVTPKSNSEMWSLFLDRRALSSATDFLIVMAYDEHWASSPTAGSVASLPWVESSISRIIEEDDVPAEKLILGVPLYTRIWTETTENGEKKVSSKAVGMKTVQELLADKKLTPSFDSKAGQNYVEYKEDGALHKIWIEDKVSLKSRVELAKSFGLGGVASWTRSFGTLEAWQTLQEISK
- the perR gene encoding peroxide-responsive transcriptional repressor PerR, producing MGSGVQHALEQLKTTGVRITPQRHAILTYLMEALNHPTADDIYRALEPQFPSMSVATVYNNLKMFMEAGMVRELTYGDSSSRFDANVSDHYHVICQECGKIEDFSYPSLHEVEHAAELATGFKVHGLRMEMYGVCKCCSDNKH
- a CDS encoding DUF4097 family beta strand repeat-containing protein, translating into MLLDWLNGTETMLLLLKWWPLIPVLWGVEYLLISLITRRRGKMANAPRPRMDLRGLLSAVILGASIFIVAEQEHYLHLWNKVSLNLTAAAVDYGEAEGNRYEKAPLIVPVELNTSKITVDGINGDILIHRAAVEDIEITATVWVDQLEGAQAEAVSEQSFVQIEEGPTIKITPQYKAYGDSGKRQPRIDLDISLPEDRRFNLDVRTMNGGITLQNVEAIEDIALETGNGELILHRIYGNVKGKTLNGAVRARTVQGSVDLSTGGGKMDAWDVTGALKLTAVVGDISAAGSGDEVSLSSKNGNLTVDGARAKLHAESLNGTIDIRSEVIGGDWEVYSAVGDISLYLPAAADYTVEGSSGYGNISSEIDGLIIDKKTISGEAGSGEFKLRVEGNSSLNVKEY
- a CDS encoding GNAT family N-acetyltransferase, translated to MNTIVRLDLQDDYTLSELWSLQHKAYRLEAEMIGFNEIPPLLETREMLAAVKEVFYGCFDDNSDLLGAVAVLEETPGRLTVTRMMVNPEYFRQGIAGGLLEFIFGQYSAMEQFIVSTGKLNHPAVTLYTKHGFVPAGVEEVAPGVELIEFYRGGKP